TGCGAGCTGTCCACCGGAGCCAGGAGCCGGAAGCCGAGGTGGACCGGGCCACCGACGAAGAGCTGGTGGCGATGTTCCTGGAGTGCCGCAATGCCCGTGACCGGCTGATCGTGCTGCTGCTCGGCCGGGTCGGGCTGCGCCGCGGCCAGGCGGCCGGTCTGCACCGCAGTGACTGTCACCTGCTTCCCGATTCGCGGGCGCTGGGCTGCGACTACAGCGGCGCTCACCTCCACGTCCGGCGACGGGAGAACAGCAACCGGGCGTGGTCGAAGTCGAAGCAGGCCTGGACACAGCCGTTGGACTTCCTGGTGGTCCAGGCTTTCGACCAGTACATCGACGAGCGACACGAAATACTCGGGGCGGGCGGCAGCGACTTCCTCCTGGTGAACCTGTTCCGTGAGCCGCTGGGGGCGCCGATGCCGCCGGACGCGCTGGGCGAGTTGTTCGAGCGGCTGAGCCAGCGGGCCGGGCTGTCGCGGAAGGTCGGTCCCCACATGGCCCGCCGGGCCTTTGGCAGCAACGTTGCGGACGCCGGCGGGTCGGTGGACGAAGTGCAGGCCCTGCTCGGCCAGACCCACCCGGAGTCGCCCAGGCCCTACCTGATCCCCGACCGGGCCCGATTGCGCGAGGCGATCGAGCGCGTTCCCTCCCCGCGGTCCCTGCACGGGACGGGGGAGAAGTGATCGGGACACCTCTGCCGCTGGCCCATGAGCTGCAGGACCTGCGGACCCAGGTCATCATCGACGCCTTGGACGCCGAGTTCCTGAGCCTGGTGAGCTGGGACTGGGAGTCGCGTGTCGTGCGCTACCCCAAGGTCCATCCGGTGCTGGGCATGCCGGACTGCGAAATCCCCGGCTGCACGAAGGGCACCCCGCTTGGCGAACCGGTCTGTGTCGGCTGCATCGGCCGCTGGCGGCGCTCCGGCCTGTCCTTCGAGGACTTCGCCGCGGTCCCGAGGGAGAGTGCCTATCACCGTTCCGACGGGCAGATCCTCTGTCGTGTCCCGGGCTGTCAGCGGCCGCCCCGGCTGGTCACGCATGGTCTTTGCACCGCTCACCAGGCGCGCTGGCACAGCTCGTCCGAGCTGACCGTAGAAGACTTCCTGCGCAACTCCCCGCAGCAGGGGCTGCCCGGGTTCGGGCCCTGCCAGGTCGCCGCCTGCTACCGGCTGCGCGGCTCAGAGCGGACCCGCTACTGCGAGGTCCACCGAGG
The genomic region above belongs to Streptomyces marianii and contains:
- a CDS encoding tyrosine-type recombinase/integrase, which codes for MRYWTVVDDGYEVVFIADQWLRFLRFGRSRSELTTKAYAGGIALYLRWCRSTGREWSVAARDLGLFMVWLKYTPSSLDDDPAPVVLGPGADPARKERRVNGVLAAVRGLLSYAVSVGEAPRSVLGQIYELADSRDLPVEAQGEDSGLTYRLRAVHRSQEPEAEVDRATDEELVAMFLECRNARDRLIVLLLGRVGLRRGQAAGLHRSDCHLLPDSRALGCDYSGAHLHVRRRENSNRAWSKSKQAWTQPLDFLVVQAFDQYIDERHEILGAGGSDFLLVNLFREPLGAPMPPDALGELFERLSQRAGLSRKVGPHMARRAFGSNVADAGGSVDEVQALLGQTHPESPRPYLIPDRARLREAIERVPSPRSLHGTGEK